In Pseudonocardia autotrophica, one DNA window encodes the following:
- a CDS encoding IS256 family transposase yields the protein MGGPRSTAVINTAVGKDTHVSENQPDPDGETAAARRLAEALDPSAIDALLADAKAAGTPIDGVDGLLNQMTKAVLERSLQTEMTHHLGYDRDDPAGHGTGNSRNGSSTKKVATTNGSVTISVPRDRNGEFEPQIVPKRARRIGQIDELVLSCYARGMSTRDIEAHLQEVYGVEASRELISNITDVVTDEIEIWRNRPVDEVYPIVYIDGIRIKVRDKAAVTIKSAHLVIGVDVEGRKHALGCWIAETEGAKFWHSVLTQLRNRGLRDILIACCDGLSGLPEAITSVFPDTVVQTCVVHVIRNAMRFVSYQDRKKIVKSMRTIYTAPTVEAAELALKDLDSEWGRQYPGVIDVWRRAWNDFIPFLDYPPELRRIVYTTNAIESINYQLRKITKTRGHFPSDEAAMKLLYLGLRNISSRRGGESGTGTHGWKTALNTLVVLFPGRLPL from the coding sequence ATGGGTGGGCCAAGATCGACCGCAGTGATCAACACAGCGGTCGGGAAGGACACCCACGTGAGCGAGAACCAGCCCGACCCTGACGGCGAGACTGCAGCGGCTCGCCGGCTCGCCGAGGCCCTCGACCCGTCGGCGATCGACGCGCTGTTGGCCGACGCGAAGGCCGCCGGCACTCCGATCGACGGCGTCGACGGACTGCTCAACCAGATGACCAAGGCCGTGCTCGAACGGTCGCTGCAGACCGAGATGACCCATCACCTCGGCTACGACCGCGACGACCCCGCCGGCCACGGCACGGGTAATTCCCGTAATGGCAGCTCGACCAAGAAGGTGGCGACCACGAACGGGTCGGTGACGATCAGCGTGCCGCGCGACCGCAATGGCGAGTTCGAGCCGCAGATCGTGCCGAAACGTGCCCGTCGGATCGGCCAGATCGATGAGCTCGTGCTCTCCTGTTATGCCCGCGGAATGTCGACCCGCGACATCGAAGCGCATCTGCAGGAAGTGTACGGAGTGGAGGCGTCGCGGGAACTGATCTCGAATATCACCGATGTCGTGACCGACGAGATCGAAATCTGGCGGAATCGGCCGGTCGACGAAGTTTATCCGATCGTCTATATCGACGGTATCCGTATCAAGGTCCGGGACAAGGCCGCGGTCACGATCAAGAGTGCGCACCTGGTCATCGGTGTCGACGTGGAAGGCCGCAAGCACGCGCTGGGCTGCTGGATCGCCGAGACCGAGGGCGCGAAGTTCTGGCACTCGGTGCTCACGCAGCTGCGCAACCGCGGGCTGCGCGACATTCTGATCGCTTGCTGCGACGGCCTGAGCGGTCTTCCTGAGGCCATCACCAGCGTGTTCCCCGACACCGTGGTGCAGACGTGTGTGGTGCACGTGATCAGAAACGCGATGCGGTTCGTGTCCTATCAGGACCGGAAGAAGATCGTGAAGTCGATGCGCACGATCTACACCGCGCCGACCGTCGAGGCGGCCGAGCTCGCACTGAAGGATCTGGACTCCGAGTGGGGACGCCAGTACCCGGGCGTGATCGACGTCTGGCGCCGCGCATGGAACGACTTCATCCCGTTCCTCGACTACCCACCGGAACTGCGGCGCATCGTTTACACCACCAACGCCATCGAATCCATCAACTACCAGCTCCGGAAAATCACCAAGACCCGCGGGCACTTTCCCTCCGACGAGGCAGCGATGAAGCTACTCTACCTCGGACTCCGGAACATCTCGAGCAGAAGGGGAGGTGAATCCGGAACTGGAACACACGGCTGGAAAACGGCTCTGAACACGCTGGTCGTCCTCTTCCCCGGACGACTTCCTCTGTGA
- a CDS encoding GntR family transcriptional regulator: protein MTSKQPSPRVPVYLAAADALAEQIADHPVGTRLPSEDALAGQLGVSRLTARAALAELERRYLVRRRQGSGTYVSRRVDYTISRCHPPSWSQSVRNAGLTPDVRTTEWRLETPSPEVRRRMRMGPRRQVLALSRDRYIDNELVGFAESFFDTQLVPDLPQVLDPFASLYETLDDHYGLRPVRGWFGVAIDPAPPEVAEHLGLSGRPPVISIRSRTDAAARDHQPVELTVSWLRADVFRIEIDFDT from the coding sequence GTGACGTCGAAGCAGCCCTCACCTCGGGTCCCGGTGTATTTGGCCGCGGCAGACGCTCTCGCCGAGCAGATCGCAGATCACCCGGTCGGTACCCGGCTTCCGTCGGAAGACGCGCTCGCCGGTCAGCTCGGTGTCAGCCGACTGACCGCGCGGGCGGCGTTGGCGGAATTGGAGAGGCGCTACCTGGTGCGGCGACGGCAGGGCAGCGGCACGTACGTCTCCCGTCGGGTCGACTACACGATCAGCCGCTGCCATCCGCCGTCATGGAGCCAGAGCGTCCGCAATGCGGGACTCACACCTGACGTCCGGACCACAGAATGGCGACTCGAGACTCCGTCGCCCGAGGTGCGCCGGCGAATGAGGATGGGACCGAGGCGGCAGGTGCTGGCGCTCTCGCGTGACCGGTACATCGACAACGAGCTGGTCGGCTTCGCCGAGTCCTTCTTCGACACGCAGCTGGTGCCGGACCTGCCCCAGGTTCTCGACCCGTTCGCCTCGCTGTACGAGACCCTGGATGATCACTACGGGCTCCGACCGGTTCGCGGATGGTTCGGCGTGGCCATCGATCCCGCACCGCCCGAGGTCGCCGAGCACCTCGGGCTGAGCGGCCGACCGCCGGTCATCTCGATCCGCTCACGGACAGATGCCGCAGCACGAGACCACCAGCCGGTGGAGCTCACGGTTTCGTGGCTGAGGGCCGACGTATTCCGCATCGAGATCGACTTCGACACATGA
- a CDS encoding single-stranded DNA-binding protein, whose translation MNDQTYIGNIGKQPTFEFHEHTGRARLQFSLAINKRYQDRESGEWRDGRTLWLNVVAFGPVAENASNLGSGDPVVVIGQLADNSFTVTDDDGQSREIARTEVQAKIVTADTRKAAITVTRQPRREHTGSTTAPEPVA comes from the coding sequence ATGAACGACCAGACCTACATCGGCAACATCGGCAAGCAGCCCACCTTCGAGTTCCACGAGCACACCGGGCGGGCGCGGCTGCAGTTCTCCCTCGCGATCAACAAGCGCTACCAGGACCGCGAGTCCGGTGAGTGGCGCGACGGCCGGACCCTCTGGCTCAACGTGGTCGCGTTCGGTCCCGTCGCCGAGAACGCCAGCAACCTGGGCTCCGGTGACCCGGTCGTCGTGATCGGCCAGCTGGCCGACAACTCGTTCACCGTGACCGACGACGACGGCCAGTCACGCGAGATCGCGCGCACCGAGGTGCAGGCCAAGATCGTCACGGCCGACACCCGCAAGGCGGCGATCACCGTCACGCGCCAGCCCCGGCGCGAGCACACCGGGTCGACCACCGCCCCCGAGCCGGTCGCCTGA
- the phnE gene encoding phosphonate ABC transporter, permease protein PhnE, whose product MVDERREQDYLRISDKARSGWRRSVAVTGLVLVTVLVSSWVVGMLDGARMITGLTDIADLLSEMWVPDFTNLNSWWGPLWDSMTMSIAATALAVLLSVPLALCGARNTAPHPAVYWVARLILNVLRSVPELILAIVFVAAVGFGALPGALALGIHSAGMVGKFFAEAIEHADHAPVEAARATGAGPAQVILHGILPQVLPQMADTTVYRWEFNFRASVVVGVVGAGGIGFELIAALRTLQYDEVAAILLVILATVTLVDALGGALRKRFQ is encoded by the coding sequence CTGGTGGACGAGCGGCGAGAGCAGGACTACCTGCGGATCTCCGACAAGGCACGGTCCGGCTGGAGGCGCTCGGTCGCTGTCACCGGACTCGTCCTCGTCACCGTGCTGGTGAGCTCGTGGGTCGTCGGGATGCTCGACGGCGCCCGCATGATCACCGGACTGACGGACATCGCCGACCTGCTGAGCGAGATGTGGGTCCCGGACTTCACCAACCTCAACAGCTGGTGGGGCCCGCTGTGGGACTCGATGACGATGAGCATCGCGGCCACCGCACTGGCGGTGCTGCTCTCCGTTCCGCTGGCATTGTGCGGTGCGCGCAACACCGCGCCGCATCCGGCTGTCTACTGGGTCGCCCGGCTCATCCTCAACGTGCTGCGCTCCGTGCCGGAGCTGATCCTGGCCATCGTCTTCGTGGCGGCCGTCGGTTTCGGCGCTCTGCCCGGAGCGCTGGCGCTGGGGATCCACTCCGCGGGGATGGTGGGCAAGTTCTTCGCCGAGGCGATCGAGCATGCCGATCACGCGCCTGTCGAGGCCGCCCGCGCGACTGGTGCCGGCCCGGCGCAGGTGATCCTGCACGGCATCCTGCCGCAGGTTCTGCCGCAAATGGCTGACACGACCGTTTACCGCTGGGAGTTCAACTTCCGGGCCTCGGTGGTCGTGGGCGTCGTCGGAGCCGGCGGTATCGGTTTCGAACTGATCGCTGCCCTCCGCACCCTCCAGTACGACGAGGTCGCCGCAATCCTGCTCGTCATCCTAGCCACAGTCACCCTGGTCGACGCCCTCGGCGGAGCGTTGCGGAAGAGGTTCCAATGA
- the phnD gene encoding phosphate/phosphite/phosphonate ABC transporter substrate-binding protein yields the protein MLGRPRLTAAATAALTASALLLSGCTAASEASAAPETLRVALLPDENASEIIKNNEPLKSHLEEQLGLEVELVVTTDYSSMIEAMARGRLELGYFGPLSYVLAQEKADIEPFAALQEVEGEDPTYQSVFIANSESGIESLDDVAGKTVAWGDQASTSSHLIPKAMLAEGADLRVDHGEYEEQHVGSHDAVALAVQNGNADAGGMSLPIYERMAEEGLIDPTTVVKVQESEPYANYPWTMQSDLPEDLKEKLRRTFLDLEDPAVLEPFDAAGFEEVTDADYDAVRELAPLLDIDLEDYQ from the coding sequence GTGCTTGGACGCCCCCGCCTCACCGCAGCCGCAACAGCAGCCCTGACGGCTTCTGCCCTTCTCCTCTCCGGCTGCACTGCCGCCTCCGAGGCAAGCGCCGCCCCCGAAACCCTTCGGGTTGCGCTGCTTCCCGATGAGAATGCCTCGGAGATCATCAAGAACAATGAACCACTCAAGAGTCACCTCGAGGAGCAGCTGGGGCTGGAGGTCGAGCTCGTGGTGACGACCGACTACTCCTCGATGATCGAGGCGATGGCCCGCGGCCGCCTCGAACTCGGCTACTTCGGCCCGCTGTCATACGTCCTCGCGCAGGAGAAGGCCGACATTGAACCCTTCGCCGCACTGCAGGAAGTCGAGGGCGAGGACCCCACCTACCAGTCGGTCTTCATCGCCAACAGCGAGTCCGGAATCGAATCCCTCGACGATGTCGCCGGCAAGACTGTCGCGTGGGGCGACCAGGCGAGCACGTCGAGCCATCTGATCCCCAAGGCCATGCTCGCCGAAGGCGCGGACCTGCGAGTTGACCACGGCGAATATGAAGAGCAGCACGTCGGCTCTCACGATGCGGTGGCCCTGGCGGTCCAGAACGGCAATGCGGATGCGGGGGGCATGAGCCTGCCCATCTATGAGCGCATGGCCGAAGAGGGACTCATCGACCCCACGACGGTCGTCAAGGTCCAGGAGTCCGAGCCTTACGCCAACTATCCGTGGACCATGCAGTCAGACCTCCCCGAAGACCTGAAGGAGAAGCTGCGGAGAACGTTCCTGGACCTCGAGGACCCGGCGGTGCTCGAACCGTTCGACGCCGCCGGGTTCGAAGAGGTCACCGACGCGGACTATGACGCGGTGCGCGAGCTCGCACCTCTGCTCGACATCGACCTTGAGGACTACCAGTGA
- a CDS encoding IS1634 family transposase, giving the protein MHVRVATRRNKDGAAVRYLQLTHNEWDPATKTSRPKVLHSFGREDQLDRDAIKRLVASLSRLLDPATALRTSSGADPGDLAFTSSRPVGGTLVLDALWRRLGIDTVMARLLDGCKRDPRTERVLFALVANRALEPGSKLAAAGWINRRCHIDGLPETSDDACYRAMDWLLEIAPDLEREVFWQVATLLDHEVDLLFFDTTSTYFETEGPDDPVARDAHGRPVPDLAGDPASGPVGDDGTGTAGGDTAGDPVGFRTYGKSKDSRDDLPQVVIGMAVTRAGIPVRVWCWPGNTTDSALIRQARADMRDWTLARVMWVADRGFSSAQNRRELRRGGGHYIIGEKLRSGSAEATAALSRPGRYQHVRDNLQVKEVRIADDERFVLCFNPEQAERDAALREVMTGKLAALIAASDRLTAEKRAELRGRISTMPGLNRYLRTTPGGLLRVDKKKVTSETHLDGKYLLRCSDPTISAEDIALGYKQLLQVERGWRDMKTTLELRPVYHRLEDRIRAHVILCWLALLLVRIVETTTGRTWNQVRDDLQELHVGTFEGPAGTFRQRTELTTTQRDILGKLVVNAPKKIIELGPPATS; this is encoded by the coding sequence GTGCACGTACGGGTGGCGACACGGCGAAACAAGGACGGCGCAGCCGTGCGGTACCTGCAGTTGACGCACAACGAGTGGGACCCGGCCACGAAGACGTCCCGGCCGAAGGTGCTGCACAGCTTCGGCCGCGAGGACCAGCTCGACCGCGACGCCATCAAGCGCCTGGTCGCGTCGCTCTCCCGGCTACTCGATCCGGCCACCGCCCTGCGGACATCGTCCGGTGCCGATCCGGGGGATCTGGCGTTCACCTCGTCGCGCCCGGTCGGCGGCACGCTGGTACTCGATGCGCTGTGGCGCCGGCTCGGGATCGACACCGTCATGGCACGGCTGCTGGACGGGTGCAAGCGTGACCCGCGCACCGAGCGGGTGCTGTTCGCGCTGGTCGCGAACCGGGCACTGGAACCGGGCTCGAAGCTGGCCGCCGCCGGGTGGATCAACCGGCGCTGCCACATCGACGGCCTGCCCGAGACCAGCGACGATGCCTGCTACCGGGCGATGGACTGGCTGCTCGAGATCGCACCGGATCTGGAGCGGGAGGTGTTCTGGCAGGTCGCCACGCTGCTCGATCACGAGGTTGACCTGCTGTTCTTCGACACCACCTCCACCTATTTCGAGACCGAAGGCCCCGACGACCCAGTCGCCCGGGACGCCCACGGCCGCCCGGTCCCCGACCTGGCCGGCGACCCGGCCAGCGGCCCGGTCGGCGACGACGGCACCGGCACGGCCGGTGGGGACACCGCAGGCGACCCGGTGGGGTTCCGGACCTACGGCAAGTCGAAGGACTCCCGCGACGACCTGCCCCAGGTCGTGATCGGCATGGCCGTCACCAGGGCCGGGATCCCGGTCCGGGTGTGGTGCTGGCCGGGCAACACCACCGACTCCGCCCTGATCCGCCAGGCCCGCGCCGACATGCGGGACTGGACCCTGGCCCGGGTCATGTGGGTCGCCGACCGCGGCTTTTCTTCCGCCCAGAACCGCCGGGAGCTGCGCCGCGGCGGCGGGCACTACATCATCGGCGAGAAGCTGCGTTCCGGCTCCGCGGAGGCCACCGCGGCGCTGTCCCGACCGGGCCGCTACCAGCATGTTCGGGACAACCTGCAGGTCAAAGAGGTACGGATCGCCGACGATGAGCGGTTCGTGCTCTGCTTCAACCCCGAACAGGCCGAGCGTGACGCCGCGCTGCGCGAGGTCATGACCGGCAAGCTGGCCGCGCTGATCGCCGCCAGCGACCGGCTGACCGCCGAGAAACGGGCCGAGCTGCGGGGACGGATCTCCACCATGCCCGGGCTGAACCGGTACCTGCGCACCACACCCGGCGGGCTGCTCCGCGTCGACAAGAAGAAGGTCACCAGCGAGACACACCTGGACGGGAAGTACCTGCTGCGCTGCTCGGACCCCACCATCTCGGCCGAGGACATCGCGCTGGGCTACAAGCAGCTCCTGCAGGTCGAACGCGGCTGGCGAGACATGAAGACCACCCTCGAGTTGCGCCCGGTCTATCACCGACTCGAGGACCGGATCCGCGCCCACGTCATCCTCTGCTGGCTCGCGCTGCTGCTGGTCCGGATCGTCGAGACCACCACCGGGCGCACCTGGAACCAGGTCCGCGACGACCTGCAAGAACTCCACGTCGGCACCTTCGAAGGCCCCGCCGGCACCTTCCGGCAACGCACCGAGCTCACCACCACCCAGCGCGACATCCTGGGCAAGCTCGTCGTCAACGCACCGAAGAAGATCATCGAACTCGGCCCGCCTGCAACGTCCTGA
- a CDS encoding phosphonate dehydrogenase, whose protein sequence is MTETRHRPVVVLTHRVHPLILQMLTDTCEVIANQSDSSLPASELRRRAADADALMAFMPDRITAEFLDACPRLQVVAGALKGHDNIDADACTERGIWLTRVEDLLTEPTAELAVGLLIGLARNIAVGDRAVRARLAGWRPTLYGSTLVGSTIGLVGAGRLGRAVARLLSGFEANLLYCDPSPVSGEEDLQMERVELSELLARTDAVVVCAPLDVNTLHLLDRPRLESMRPGSLLVNVGRGSVVDEVAVAELLRRGHLGGFASDVFEFEDLSRPDRPRDVPEELRAMQDRTLFTPHLGSAVASARLAIEEHAAKAILQALAGEVPDGAVNRPQRTASPVPTPAI, encoded by the coding sequence ATGACGGAGACCCGCCACCGCCCGGTGGTGGTCCTCACCCACCGGGTGCATCCCCTGATCCTTCAGATGCTCACTGACACCTGCGAGGTGATCGCGAACCAGAGCGACAGCAGCCTGCCCGCCTCGGAGCTGCGACGAAGGGCAGCGGACGCGGACGCCCTCATGGCGTTCATGCCGGATCGAATCACCGCGGAGTTCCTCGACGCCTGTCCGCGCCTGCAGGTGGTCGCCGGCGCTCTCAAGGGCCACGACAACATCGATGCCGACGCGTGCACCGAGCGCGGGATCTGGCTGACGCGGGTAGAGGACCTCCTCACCGAACCCACGGCTGAGCTCGCCGTCGGTCTGCTCATCGGACTCGCGCGCAACATCGCGGTAGGAGACCGCGCGGTGCGGGCCCGCCTCGCAGGATGGCGACCGACGCTCTATGGAAGCACGCTCGTGGGCTCGACAATCGGCCTCGTGGGCGCGGGAAGGCTCGGCCGGGCAGTGGCGCGACTGCTCAGCGGGTTCGAGGCGAATCTGCTCTACTGCGATCCCTCGCCGGTGTCCGGTGAGGAAGATCTGCAGATGGAGCGTGTGGAGCTGTCGGAGCTGCTGGCGCGCACCGATGCAGTAGTGGTCTGCGCACCGCTAGATGTGAACACCCTGCACCTGCTCGACCGGCCCCGACTGGAATCCATGCGTCCGGGGTCACTGCTCGTCAACGTCGGTCGCGGCTCCGTAGTGGACGAGGTCGCCGTGGCTGAGCTGCTACGTCGCGGACACCTCGGCGGATTCGCCTCGGACGTGTTCGAGTTCGAGGACCTCTCGCGCCCGGACCGACCTCGGGACGTGCCAGAGGAGCTCCGGGCGATGCAGGACCGCACTCTCTTTACTCCGCACCTCGGGTCCGCTGTGGCCTCCGCGAGGCTCGCGATTGAGGAACATGCTGCCAAGGCTATCCTGCAGGCGCTTGCCGGCGAGGTGCCCGACGGCGCTGTCAACCGTCCCCAGCGCACCGCATCTCCCGTTCCGACGCCTGCGATATGA
- a CDS encoding SDR family NAD(P)-dependent oxidoreductase, protein MSLHPGGANRPVAIVTGGTRGIGRSIVEVLCRDGFAVVFTHSNSDADARDAEKWGRLRGYSLRAVRLDVTDDHAPQTLLDRAESFGQVAALVNNAGITGSIGAFTDLTDEDLRRVMEVNLVAPTRLCREIIRRWTSDESIGPSASGRSIANISSIAARTGSPGEYVAYAAAKAGVEALTTGLAREFGPVGIRVNAVSRVPQLVLSLDTESRV, encoded by the coding sequence ATGAGCCTCCATCCCGGCGGCGCGAATCGCCCGGTGGCAATTGTGACAGGCGGTACGCGCGGCATCGGACGCAGCATCGTCGAGGTGCTCTGTCGCGACGGATTCGCAGTCGTGTTCACCCATTCGAACTCCGATGCAGACGCCAGAGACGCCGAGAAGTGGGGCCGTCTGCGGGGCTACTCGCTGCGCGCTGTGCGTCTCGATGTCACCGACGACCACGCGCCGCAGACACTACTCGATCGTGCCGAGAGCTTCGGACAGGTCGCTGCCCTCGTCAACAACGCCGGAATCACCGGCTCAATAGGTGCTTTCACCGACCTGACCGACGAGGACTTGCGACGGGTCATGGAAGTGAACCTGGTCGCTCCTACTCGCCTGTGTCGGGAGATCATCCGCCGCTGGACGAGCGACGAGTCAATAGGGCCATCAGCGTCCGGCCGCAGCATCGCGAACATCTCCTCGATCGCGGCTCGCACGGGCTCTCCCGGAGAGTATGTCGCCTACGCCGCAGCGAAAGCCGGTGTCGAAGCCTTGACCACTGGGTTGGCCCGGGAATTTGGTCCGGTCGGTATTCGCGTCAACGCAGTATCCCGGGTTCCGCAGCTGGTGTTGAGCCTGGACACGGAATCTAGGGTGTGA
- a CDS encoding IS3 family transposase (programmed frameshift) codes for MVAPRKYPDELRERATRMAIDARQDPATRAGAFRRIGEQLGVHPEALRTWVKKAEIDEGLRPGTTSDDAARMAELEREVRELRRANTILRQASGFLRGGARPPLAVMCAFIDAHRDEHGVEPICRILQIAPSSYYAHRTRKPSARQQRDEELTQEITQVHEENYGVYGARKVHAELRRQGHEVARCTVERLMRKAGLRGVSRAKGPRTTKPAPETSRPADLVNRDFTAEAVNQLWVADITYVRTFAGWVYVAFVLDVFSRRIVGWQVSTRLYTALAIDALEMGIWTRRRDGADLSGLVHHSDRGVQYRAVRYAERLAVEDAVASVGSRGDSYDNAMAEALNSLFKAELVRNRGPWRDVSHVEVAIAEWVDWYNHRRLHGEIGHVPPVEFEAVHAEQPARALASIEPVTIPV; via the exons ATGGTCGCACCACGGAAGTACCCTGACGAGCTACGCGAGCGAGCGACAAGGATGGCGATTGATGCGCGACAGGACCCGGCGACTCGAGCCGGCGCGTTCCGTCGGATCGGGGAGCAACTCGGTGTCCACCCTGAAGCGCTGCGGACGTGGGTGAAGAAGGCTGAGATCGATGAAGGACTCAGACCGGGAACCACGTCGGACGACGCAGCCCGGATGGCCGAACTCGAGAGGGAGGTCCGCGAGCTGCGGCGGGCGAATACGATCCTGCGGCAGGCATCGG GCTTTCTTCGCGGCGGAGCTCGACCGCCCCTCGCGGTGATGTGCGCGTTCATCGACGCGCACCGGGATGAGCACGGGGTCGAGCCGATCTGCAGGATCTTGCAGATCGCCCCGAGCAGCTACTACGCCCACCGCACCCGCAAGCCTTCAGCCAGGCAGCAGCGGGACGAGGAGCTGACGCAGGAGATCACACAGGTGCATGAGGAGAACTACGGCGTCTACGGGGCGCGAAAGGTCCATGCCGAGCTGCGCAGGCAGGGCCACGAGGTGGCCCGGTGCACCGTCGAGCGGCTGATGCGAAAGGCAGGACTCCGCGGCGTGAGCCGAGCGAAGGGGCCCCGGACGACGAAACCGGCACCGGAGACGAGCAGACCTGCGGATCTCGTCAATCGTGACTTCACGGCAGAGGCGGTCAACCAGTTGTGGGTCGCGGACATTACGTATGTGCGGACGTTCGCCGGATGGGTGTACGTCGCGTTCGTCCTGGATGTGTTCTCTCGTCGGATCGTGGGCTGGCAGGTGTCCACGAGGCTGTACACGGCGCTGGCGATCGATGCGTTGGAGATGGGGATCTGGACGCGTCGGCGTGATGGTGCTGATCTGTCTGGTCTGGTCCATCACAGCGACCGCGGAGTTCAGTATCGTGCCGTGCGTTACGCGGAGCGACTCGCGGTGGAGGATGCTGTCGCGTCGGTCGGGTCACGTGGTGACTCGTATGACAACGCGATGGCGGAGGCCTTGAACTCATTGTTCAAGGCTGAGTTGGTCCGCAATCGCGGGCCGTGGCGGGATGTGTCGCATGTCGAGGTCGCGATCGCGGAGTGGGTCGATTGGTACAACCATCGCCGTCTTCATGGCGAGATCGGGCACGTTCCTCCCGTCGAGTTCGAAGCAGTCCACGCGGAGCAGCCTGCTCGAGCGTTGGCATCAATTGAGCCTGTCACGATTCCCGTGTAA
- a CDS encoding ParB/RepB/Spo0J family partition protein has product MTVEPTPTPETAVLDAAAFGRLALVDPNTLELEVNTRLDANLDPHFCASIRDRGVQEPITVRRRASDGTLIVRTGQRRTLAAVRVGLSQVPVIISPEPASEDGDDVDTGSEDYRAGQAERIVEQLVENQHRRGIADAEEVAAHQQLLGLGFKPADIAKVVRTKADRVRATTQAAQSTRAVAIGSRYELDLVQMSMIAEFEDDDEAVKTLTTVAVREPGQFGHVAQRLRDERAAQQVHAAAVAELTQAGVTVIDRDDDRYAAATGLAWLRPSADDPEGTGIEEDTHQDCPGHAAEIVTFRRYGEGHQARVNWLCLDPTAHGHAPLRESMRTRTGAAGGSASESDEERAAREARDKEAARIERRRVIANNKAWASAETVRREWLAELLAKKSAPKGAAVYVAAELGQGAHALRKAMESGNSLACELLGLAAPDGGGYYSGRVNPLAEAARATSTARATMLSLAFVLGAYEAGTHQGNWRNADPATQRYLSQLRDWGYTLCEVEQLALDPNADHTATLAPGDNADGGDADEEEDAAAGPAPDCEPDTAAELDSAEPGDLPDDESD; this is encoded by the coding sequence ATGACCGTAGAACCGACCCCTACCCCCGAGACGGCTGTGCTGGACGCGGCGGCGTTCGGCCGCCTCGCGCTGGTCGACCCGAACACCCTGGAGCTGGAGGTCAACACCCGCCTCGACGCGAACCTCGACCCGCACTTCTGCGCCTCGATCCGCGACCGCGGGGTACAGGAACCGATCACCGTGCGCCGCCGCGCCAGCGACGGCACCCTGATCGTGCGCACCGGTCAGCGCCGTACCTTGGCCGCGGTCCGGGTCGGTCTGTCCCAGGTGCCGGTCATCATCTCCCCCGAACCGGCCTCCGAGGACGGCGACGACGTCGACACCGGCAGCGAGGACTACCGGGCCGGGCAGGCCGAACGGATAGTCGAACAACTGGTCGAGAATCAGCATCGGCGTGGGATCGCTGATGCCGAGGAAGTCGCGGCGCACCAGCAGCTGCTCGGGCTGGGGTTCAAGCCGGCCGACATCGCGAAAGTGGTGCGCACCAAGGCCGATCGGGTCCGGGCGACCACCCAGGCCGCGCAGAGCACGCGGGCGGTTGCGATCGGGTCCCGCTACGAGTTGGACCTGGTGCAGATGTCGATGATCGCCGAGTTCGAGGACGACGACGAGGCGGTCAAGACCCTCACCACCGTCGCGGTGCGGGAGCCGGGCCAGTTCGGCCACGTCGCGCAGCGGCTGCGTGACGAGCGCGCCGCGCAGCAGGTGCATGCGGCCGCGGTCGCCGAGCTGACCCAGGCCGGGGTGACCGTCATCGACCGCGACGACGACCGCTACGCCGCCGCGACCGGGCTGGCCTGGCTGCGACCCAGCGCCGACGACCCGGAAGGGACCGGCATCGAGGAGGACACCCACCAGGACTGCCCCGGCCACGCCGCCGAGATCGTGACCTTCCGCCGCTACGGCGAGGGCCACCAGGCCCGGGTCAACTGGCTGTGCCTGGACCCGACCGCGCACGGGCACGCCCCGCTGCGCGAGAGCATGCGCACCCGCACGGGAGCCGCCGGTGGCAGTGCGAGTGAGAGCGACGAGGAGCGCGCGGCACGCGAAGCCCGGGACAAGGAAGCGGCGCGCATCGAGCGGCGGCGGGTGATCGCCAACAACAAGGCCTGGGCCTCCGCGGAGACCGTGCGCCGGGAGTGGCTGGCCGAGCTGCTGGCCAAGAAGTCCGCGCCGAAGGGCGCGGCAGTCTATGTCGCCGCCGAGCTCGGCCAGGGCGCCCACGCCCTGCGCAAGGCGATGGAGTCGGGCAACTCGCTGGCCTGTGAGCTGCTCGGGCTCGCCGCCCCGGACGGCGGCGGCTACTACAGCGGGCGGGTCAACCCGCTCGCCGAGGCCGCCCGGGCCACCAGTACCGCCCGGGCCACGATGCTGTCGCTGGCGTTCGTGCTGGGCGCCTACGAGGCCGGCACTCACCAGGGCAACTGGCGCAACGCCGACCCCGCCACGCAGCGCTACCTGTCCCAGCTGCGCGACTGGGGTTACACGCTCTGCGAGGTCGAACAGCTCGCCCTCGACCCGAACGCCGACCACACCGCCACCCTCGCCCCGGGCGACAACGCCGACGGCGGCGACGCGGACGAGGAGGAGGACGCAGCCGCGGGGCCCGCCCCCGACTGCGAGCCGGACACCGCCGCCGAGCTCGACAGCGCCGAGCCCGGTGACCTCCCGGACGACGAGTCCGACTGA